From Pelagibacterium flavum:
ACCCATGAAAATAGCAGTTATCGGAACCGGATATGTCGGCCTTGTCAGCGGCTGCTGCTTTGCCGAATGGGGACATGAGGTGGTCTGCGTCGACAAGAATGCAGAAAAGATTTCGGGTCTGCGACAAGGCAGACTGCCCATCTATGAGCCGGGTCTGGACGAGCTGCTGGAGCGGAACGCCGCCGCCGGCCGGCTGTCCTTTACCTGCGACGTCGCCGAAGCGGTGAAGGACGCCGCGGCCGTGTTCATTGCGGTGGGCACGCCCCCGCGACCCGGTCACGGGGACGCAGATCTTTCCTTCGTCTATATGGCGGCCAAGGAAATCGCGCCGCTCCTTGCGGACAATGCTGTGGTCGTCGTGAAATCCACTGTCCCTGTCGGGACCGGCGATGCCGTCGAGAAAATCATCGTTACAGAGCGGGGTCGCGGCACCTTCTCAGTGGCATCCAATCCGGAATTTCTCAGGGAAGGCGTCGCCATTCGCGACTTCCTCGAACCCGACCGTGTCGTCATCGGGGTTGTTGACGAGCGTGCCCGCGAGGTTCTCACGACAATCTACGGCGAGCCGCTGGCAAAGACCAATTCGCCTATTGTCGTAACAGAGCGGCGCACGTCCGAACTCATCAAGTATGCCGCCAATGCTTTCCTGGCAACCAAGATCACCTTCATCAACGAGTTGGCGGATCTTTGCGAGCAGGTCGGCTCTGACGTGGAAGAGCTTGCGTTGGGCGTGGGGCTCGACAAGCGTATCGGTGCGAGCTTTCTCAATGCCGGTCCGGGTTACGGCGGCTCCTGCTTTCCCAAGGATACGCTGGCACTCTTGAGGACCGCACAGGATCACGGGGTGGCACTGCGCATCGTCGAGGAAGCGGTAAGTGTCAACGATGCACGCAAGCGCAAGATGGCGCTCAAGGTAATGGATGCCGTTGGCGGTGACATCGACGGACTCACCGTCGCCGTCTTTGGCCTGACCTTCAAGCCGGACACCGACGATATGCGCGAAGCCCCCTCGGTGCCGCTGATCGAAACGTTGCAGCGCTTCGGCGCCGTCATGCGCGCCCATGATCCGATCGGCATGAAGAATGCCGCGCAGATGCTGGAAAATGTGGAATTTTTTGAAGATCCCTATGAGTGCGCGCGCGACGCCGATGCCATTGTCATCGTTACAGAGTGGGACAGCATCCAGCGCCTCGATCTTGTGCGCCTGCGCCGGATGATGCGCTCCCCCAACCTGGTCGATCTGCGCGGCGTGTTCAAAGCCGGCCGAGCGGAAGCCGCGGGTTTCCACTTCAGCGCTGTCGGCCGTCCCACAACGCGTCCAGCCGAACCCGTACCGAACCTTTCGGGCACCAGATTCCATCCGCCCAGAGCGGGAGCGGCAAGCGGGGAGCTCGTTCTTGGGGAGCGACATGATCGCCGGGCAAACCATCACCAACGTCGAGAGACAAATGGAGAATTGATATGAACAGGAAAACCAAATCCGCAGCCCTGGTGACTGCGATCACACTGGCGTCGGGAGCCGTGCTTGCGGATAACCTTCCCCGCGGCATTCCCGATCCAAGCTCGACCACGGCCGGCACCCTGTCCGACAAGCGGCCGGACATGGCTCCGCCTTCGATCATCTTCGGGGCCTACGATCCTCATGGGGATTTTGGCGACGATCCCAATTCGTCCATCGAGCATCTCTTCCTGCCTTGGGAGGACGTGGATCTTTCCACGCTTTCCCTGGCCGACGACTATGCTCTGCAGCGTGGCCGCTCGCTGCTCATCAGCGTGGAACCGTGGTCGTGGGACCGCGACTGGCGCGTATCCTCCCAAGAACTCCTTAACGGCATCCTGAGTGGCAGCTACGATGCCAACGTGGCGGCGGTGTGCTCAGAGGTGGCCGGGCTCACCAGTCCTGTTACCATCCGGTTCGCACAGGAAATGGACGAGGAGGACAACCAGTTCTCCTGGGCGCAGTGGTCCGGCCCCGAATACATCGAGGTTTATCGACGCTTCGTAACCGAGTGCCGCAACTACCTGCCGAACGCCCAGTTCATGTGGTCGCCGAAGGGCAATGCGAACCTGCAGGACTATTATCCCGGTGATGATGTCGTGGATGTCATCGGCCTGTCGGTCTTCGGCTATCAGCCATATGATCAGGCGATAGCCGGGAGCGACCAGACTTTTGCCGAGCGTCTGATGCCCGGCTACACGCTGGTCGACGACTACGGGAAACCGATCATGGTCGCAGAGCTCGGCTATGAAGGTGACCAGACCTATGTCCGTCAATGGGCGCAGTCCGTAACCAGGCGTCACGCAGAGTTCCCTGACCTCACAGCCGTTGTCTATTTCAATGATGGCGAGGTCTATCCGTGGCCGGACAATTTCGGATTTCCCAACTGGCGCGTTGTCCAGGAAACGACGAACTGACGGGCAAAGTAGCGCGTGGCGGCCATGTCACCACGCGCACACCATCAATCGCGGAAAGACCTGACGACGGGAACGACGCTTCGCAGCGCCCTTTTTTATCGCTTTATCGCCGGGCAGAGCGCTCGAAACACGTGGATGTCCGTCCAAAGCCGCTCGGCGAGCAGATATAGTCCGCCTTGCCGAGGTACTGACTGCTTGCCACCGTTACCACGGGCTTCTCGACTGTCGCCGGGTCCATATATGCACTGACGGCATTGAGCGATGAAACCGTCGCGTTGCTGCCCGTCTGGAAGCACCCCGCTATTGGGACGAGCAGGAAAGCCGCCCCGGCAATAGCGAGTATGCGCTGGGAAATGGCAGTGAAACTCTGCATTGCGTGTTCCATCAAAAATCCGTGCCCTCTTTCGACGCCATCCCGAATCGTTACCCCCTAGCCGTTAACTTGCGGTGTAAGAAACCGTCGAAAATGCGGCATTTCCTCCGAAAGGAGTCGTTAACCACATCAACACCGGTCGTCCCCCGACGCCTGCACGGCTCGTTTGCCTGACCATCGGGCATCGTGCTATGCTCATCGAGCTGCTGGTTTCAGCGTGTTGTGAGTAATCCAGCCTTTTC
This genomic window contains:
- a CDS encoding glycoside hydrolase family 26 protein, whose amino-acid sequence is MNRKTKSAALVTAITLASGAVLADNLPRGIPDPSSTTAGTLSDKRPDMAPPSIIFGAYDPHGDFGDDPNSSIEHLFLPWEDVDLSTLSLADDYALQRGRSLLISVEPWSWDRDWRVSSQELLNGILSGSYDANVAAVCSEVAGLTSPVTIRFAQEMDEEDNQFSWAQWSGPEYIEVYRRFVTECRNYLPNAQFMWSPKGNANLQDYYPGDDVVDVIGLSVFGYQPYDQAIAGSDQTFAERLMPGYTLVDDYGKPIMVAELGYEGDQTYVRQWAQSVTRRHAEFPDLTAVVYFNDGEVYPWPDNFGFPNWRVVQETTN
- a CDS encoding UDP-glucose dehydrogenase family protein, whose product is MKIAVIGTGYVGLVSGCCFAEWGHEVVCVDKNAEKISGLRQGRLPIYEPGLDELLERNAAAGRLSFTCDVAEAVKDAAAVFIAVGTPPRPGHGDADLSFVYMAAKEIAPLLADNAVVVVKSTVPVGTGDAVEKIIVTERGRGTFSVASNPEFLREGVAIRDFLEPDRVVIGVVDERAREVLTTIYGEPLAKTNSPIVVTERRTSELIKYAANAFLATKITFINELADLCEQVGSDVEELALGVGLDKRIGASFLNAGPGYGGSCFPKDTLALLRTAQDHGVALRIVEEAVSVNDARKRKMALKVMDAVGGDIDGLTVAVFGLTFKPDTDDMREAPSVPLIETLQRFGAVMRAHDPIGMKNAAQMLENVEFFEDPYECARDADAIVIVTEWDSIQRLDLVRLRRMMRSPNLVDLRGVFKAGRAEAAGFHFSAVGRPTTRPAEPVPNLSGTRFHPPRAGAASGELVLGERHDRRANHHQRRETNGELI